A single genomic interval of Coccidioides posadasii str. Silveira chromosome 1, complete sequence harbors:
- a CDS encoding uncharacterized protein (EggNog:ENOG410PHY3~COG:S~BUSCO:2402at33183): MDFWSRLIGGAPSSTGSLRRNATTERHTTFKHIYNALYQIWRNSASLTPDSSSIPRIRTCIDRLNAILSDESRGPSPHPCLAFAATSQVYLTIAKLALTTYDPRIVSATAVFFNMLIDAEVDGIVDNRTFSRALVDLARRASCAGEECEGKLVELIFGVANNIRLRPNILPAWFFPKGSQEEELEIKEAGETFAGATRKEEFPLFYLLLDYVHCAGRKGDFARTGLLYIIETASKSKDLERWLIESDMATLMATGLGGLYSQLGRILPQAHDLDIPPIIALSDDTRLEAFIRYDLGGNMDSFLSYLLFWQDAVDHCKSVELNDTLLDHFQVLFLEQLLYPSLLESSDVDGGSTPAVITYLSRILESIDQPELIHRILHFLLASPSEGEAITTKPVEQPKMSVSRRKSLDILSSFAEAAAIPSPTLFNLVDLVSMSIKSRNNQTLVATLRLITVIMQRHHHFASSLIKTSPRLEATPNLRTLGALNAELQQHFSFATTIYDSPSLDQSYGSYLASASGALSSRASMMLWSNLSDSNQESPSILQVDDTIFRGMLDLLRSFFTNNVITNLALTSSVTALASSNLVSLDGWLLVPAEKYRHLQDLRKTRDSVEPFNRPLSPECRDPDSQLNGAYAHPSWPHDDSPALTLVLSALVEQVQSWRESIPDFDALLAGRRELLHISDPETVAADPAMEMGAHLSDESSGLAGMKGDPSMEFSRGRRSSQRQRVGENSSSLFARSQSKRAISPTRNLSSHRPFSQSPSQSRLRSHPVDLHRRLASPISTESTRSLSRRSEHLDVAPAPTASGNVETPNDDVAGETNEDCVTLGHVLTNIVILYEFILELTALVQMRASMFQEVNFHAISRPL; encoded by the exons ATGGACTTT TGGTCTCGTCTCATCGGAGGTGCTCCCTCCTCCACTGGGTCCCTTCGCCGCAACGCTACTACCGAGCGTCATACCACGTTTAAACACATCTACAATGCCCTCTAT CAAATATGGCGCAATTCCGCTTCCCTCACTCCAGACTCCTCGTCCATCCCTCGCATACGAACCTGTATCGACCGCCTCAATGCCATCCTCAGCGATGAATCCCGAGGGCCATCGCCGCATCCATGCCTCGCCTTCGCTGCTACCTCGCAGGTCTATCTGACCATCGCCAAGCTTGCCTTGACGACGTACGATCCCCGCATCGTATCCGCGACTGCCGTCTTCTTTAACATGTTGATCGATGCAGAGGTCGACGGCATCGTCGATAACCGGACATTTTCGAGGGCACTGGTGGACTTGGCGCGACGAGCAAGCTGTGCGGGCGAAGAATGCGAAGGAAAACTGGTAGAATTGATATTCGGAGTTGCCAACAATATCCGACTACGACCAAACATCCTACCAGCGTGGTTCTTCCCAAAGGGttctcaagaagaagagctggAGATAAAAGAGGCCGGCGAAACTTTTGCAGGGGCAACTAGGAAGGAGGAGTTCCCTCTGTTCTATTTACTTCTGGATTATGTCCACTGTGCCGGAAGAAAAGGCGATTTCGCCCGCACCGGCCTTCTATATATAATTGAAACCGCTTCCAAGTCAAAGGATCTCGAGCGTTGGCTTATTGAGAGCGATATGGCTACACTGATGGCGACTGGGCTTGGAGGCTTGTACAGTCAGCTGGGAAG AATATTGCCCCAGGCTCACGATTTAGACATCCCACCTATTATCGCTCTATCCGACGATACTCGCCTGGAGGCTTTCATTCGATACGATCTAGGCGGTAATATGGATTCTTTCCTTTCATACCTTTTGTTTTGGCAGGATGCCGTTGACCACTGCAAGTCCGTCGAATTGAATGATACCCTTCTAGACCATTTCCAAGTTCTATTTCTTGAGCAACTCTT ATACCCATCGCTACTCGAGTCTTCCGACGTTGACGGAGGCTCGACGCCAGCTGTCATCACGTACTTGTCCCGAATCTTGGAGTCTATCGATCAACCCGAACTCATCCACCGAATTCTGCATTTCTTGTTAGCATCTCCGTCTGAGGGTGAAGCCATAACAACCAAGCCTGTGGAGCAACCGAAGATGTCAGTTAGCCGTCGCAAGTCACTCGACATCCTATCATCCTTCGCAGAAGCTGCGGCAATACCGTCACCCACTCTGTTCAACCTGGTGGACCTGGTATCGATGAGCATTAAATCACGAAACAACCAAACCCTTGTGGCCACGCTAAGACTTATCACAGTCATCATGCAACGTCATCACCACTTCGCCAGCTCGCTCATAAAGACGTCGCCAAGGTTGGAAGCGACTCCAAATCTGAGGACTCTTGGGGCTTTGAATGCTGAATTGCAGCAGCATTTCAGTTTCGCAACCACGATTTATGATAGCCCTTCACTTGATCAATCCTACGGGAGTTACCTCGCCAGCGCATCCGGGGCGCTCTCTTCTCGAGCATCAATGATGCTTTGGAGCAACTTATCCGATTCTAACCAGGAGAGCCCATCGATTCTCCAGGTTGACGACACCATTTTCAGGGGAATGCTGGATCTTCTGAGGAGTTTTTTCACCAACAACGTTATCACGAACCTTGCTTTAACAAGTTCGGTGACGGCTTTGGCATCTTCGAACCTAGTCTCTTTAGATGGCTGGCTCCTGGTCCCCGCAGAGAAATATCGACATTTACAAGACTTGAGAAAGACTCGGGATTCGGTTGAGCCGTTCAACCGACCTCTCAGCCCAGAGTGCCGAGATCCTGACAGCCAGCTGAATGGTGCATACGCACATCCTTCTTGGCCCCACGATGATTCCCCAGCTTTGACATTAGTGTTGTCTGCGCTGGTTGAGCAAGTTCAAAGTTGGCGTGAATCAATACCCGATTTTGATGCATTATTAGCAGGCCGACGAGAGTTGCTCCACATCAGTGATCCAGAGACAGTCGCAGCGGACCCAGCGATGGAAATGGGAGCGCATTTATCAGATGAGTCGAGTGGTCTTGCAGGGATGAAAGGGGATCCCAGTATGGAATTTTCCAGAGGGCGACGATCATCGCAGAGGCAAAGGGTGGGGGAGAATTCCTCGTCGCTCTTCGCGCGCTCTCAGTCAAAGCGGGCCATTTCCCCGACCCGCAACCTATCATCTCACCGTCCATTTTCACAGTCACCTTCCCAATCCCGCCTGCGTTCGCACCCCGTTGATCTCCATAGACGCCTTGCAAGCCCTATATCAACCGAGTCTACCCGTTCCTTGAGTCGAAGATCTGAGCATCTGGACGTCGCTCCTGCGCCCACCGCTTCTGGAAATGTAGAGACTCCAAACGACGATGTGGCAGGCGAAACGAATGAGGACTGTGTGACGCTCGGGCATGTGTTAACGAACATCGTTATATTGTACGAATTTATCCTTGAGCTTACAGCACTGGTCCAGATGAGGGCAAGCATGTTCCAGGAGGTGAACTTCCACGCAATCAGTAGACCGCTGTGA
- a CDS encoding uncharacterized protein (EggNog:ENOG410PJ0X~COG:S): MTSAMKHGGSPTRAAQVNQERSTSPLFAPEPSYFYPYARPESAHLRSSKESESKASLSLSSNDRPLSFHGAVRDLKELRALYVPFISSEEDLTPSSSNTANYIQSSSIVSVPSSQCRLPQGSAVSVTSRPGSSRQSFHMGKFTPPARINARSGRLSKSSLPIVTPASPASKTSETERESVPDILPDASTRILEQFVKLINSIDMQSFSGEEKELGESCSC, from the coding sequence ATGACTAGCGCCATGAAGCACGGAGGTTCCCCTACAAGGGCCGCACAGGTCAACCAGGAGCGTAGCACAAGCCCGCTCTTTGCGCCTGAGCCATCGTACTTCTACCCATATGCTCGTCCGGAATCCGCACATTTGCGCTCATCAAAAGAATCCGAATCCAAAGCCTCTCTATCACTTTCTTCGAATGACCGGCCGCTCTCCTTCCATGGAGCAGTTCGCGACCTCAAGGAGCTTCGCGCTCTCTACGTCCCATTTATTTCCTCCGAGGAGGATTTGACTCCGTCTTCGAGTAATACCGCGAATTATATTCAATCTTCCTCAATCGTTTCTGTCCCATCTTCACAGTGCCGTCTTCCGCAAGGTTCCGCTGTTTCAGTCACTTCACGCCCTGGATCAAGCAGGCAGTCCTTCCATATGGGCAAATTCACACCTCCGGCACGAATCAATGCCCGTTCGGGCAGATTGTCTAAATCCAGTCTACCGATTGTAACGCCAGCCTCACCAGCTTCGAAGACAAGCGAAACTGAGAGGGAGTCAGTGCCAGATATTCTCCCCGATGCTTCAACCCGCATACTCGAGCAATTTGTGAAGTTGATCAATTCAATAGACATGCAATCGTTCAGcggggaagaaaaagaactGGGTGAGTCATGCTCATGTTAA
- a CDS encoding uncharacterized protein (EggNog:ENOG410PJ0X~COG:S), with protein MNVDPLGPLHVRSQSSLGTKSKASKRDSLVPSARQINFSSTVYNYGNSQLPSNLPHLRVTLPIWPILCLAAQFSQRAYSMPSDSERETFVEADVKGGTNAMVIKSVALDHIDLVVLSIRGTMYTSFKDWASNMTIEPQSPAGFLDNSDNLCHAGFLGVARQLIKPVASRLRQILRDNPSRSAGSLVITGHSTGGAIASLLYAHMLSQNVKSDLINLRRSFNRIHCVSFGAPPVSAQPLNKPTEKDFQNWLFFSIINEGDPVTLAERPYVRSLIDLYNTPPPPVQPAGFLSRKFAFLISRDRKKFDKRKATSAVWSRPAPKLTLPGGLIILRGNEGKEGKQCARAYLTRNEELARVVFGDVSMHSMALYQKRVESLATEAAWAKLHEAS; from the exons ATGAACGTGGATCCGCTCGGACCGTTGCACGTTAGATCACAATCTTCCCTGGGAACGAAGTCTAAAGCATCAAAACGTGATTCTTTGGTCCCTTCGGCCCGACAGATAAACTTCTCTTCGACGGTGTATAACTATGGGAATTCCCAACTGCCTTCGAACCTGCCACATCTCCGAGT CACCCTTCCCATATGGCCTATCCTCTGTCTCGCTGCACAATTCTCACAGCGTGCCTATAGCATGCCTTCAGACTCGGAAAGGGAAACCTTTGTTGAGGCCGACGTTAAAGGCGGGACCAATGCTATGGTGATCAAGTCCGTTGCTCTAGACCACATTGATCTCGTCGTGCTTTCGATTAGAGGAACAATGTACACTTCTTTCAAAGATTGGGCTAGCAATATGACGATAGAGCCCCAGTCACCAGCTGGGTTCCTCGACAATTCTGATAACCTGTGCCACGCGGGCTTCTTGGGCGTCGCTCGACAACTGATTAAGCCCGTAGCCTCGCGTCTCCGACAAATTCTGAGAGACAACCCGTCTCGTTCTGCCGGTTCGCTGGTTATAACCGGACATTCCACTGGCGGGGCCATTGCAAGTCTCCTCTACGCACACATGCTCTCTCAGAACGTCAAGTCCGATCTCATCAACCTCCGGCGCTCCTTCAATCGAATCCATTGCGTTAGTTTCGGTGCACCACCCGTTTCGGCCCAGCCTCTTAACAAGCCAACCGAGAAAGATTTCCAAAACTGGTTGTTTTTCAGCATCATCAATGAAGGCGATCCCGTAACCCTCGCCGAACGGCCATACGTCCGTTCTCTCATCGACTTATACAacactcctcctcctcccgtTCAACCAGCGGGCTTCCTCTCCCGTAAATTTGCCTTCCTGATCTCGAGGGATCGGAAGAAATTCGATAAGCGCAAGGCAACGTCAGCGGTATGGTCCAGACCGGCGCCGAAGCTGACATTGCCAGGAGGGTTGATAATCCTACGAGGCAATGAAGGAAAAGAGGGGAAACAGTGTGCCCGAGCGTATTTAACGCGAAACGAAGAGCTGGCCAGAGTTGTATTTGGCGATGTCAGTATGCATTCCATGGCGCTGTACCAGAAACGAGTGGAGAGTTTAGCAACCGAGGCGGCCTGGGCGAAATTACACGAAGCGTCTTAG
- the ILV3 gene encoding dihydroxy-acid dehydratase ilv3 (EggNog:ENOG410PFSR~COG:E~BUSCO:3737at33183) encodes MLQLRPRGHMPYRQLLTSLSHRAFSSRSTFQQKSSSNPPSKSGKPLNEVSSHITQPISQGASQAMLYATGLSTDDMSKPQVGISSVWYNGNPCNMHLLDLSNIVREGVQKAGLIGYQFNTIGVSDGISMGTKGMRYSLQSRDLIADSIETVMGGQWYDANISLPGCDKNMPGVIMAMGRVNRPSLMVYGGTIRPGCAATQNNADIDIVSAFQAYGQFLTGEISEEQRFDIIRHACPGGGACGGMYTANTMASAIEVMGMTLPGSSSNPAESKAKKAECLAAGEAIKNLLIEDIRPSDILTRTAFENAMILVNITGGSTNAVLHLIAMADSVGIKLTIDDFQAVSDRTPFLADLKPSGKYVMADLHNIGGTPSLIKFLLKEGVLDGSGMTVTGQTLAKNVENVPDFPSDQKIIRPFSNPIKKTGHLQILRGSLAPEGSVGKITGKEGTSFTGKARVYDDEDDFIASLERNEIKKEEKTVVVIRYTGPKGGPGMPEMLKPSSALMGAGLGSSVALITDGRFSGGSHGFLIGHIVPEAAVGGPIALVEDGDIITIDAEKRVLDLEVGEDVLAQRRKKWQEKQEAGLGRPTGLTMRGTLGKYARAVTDASHGCITDGV; translated from the exons ATGCTTCAGCTAAGGCCTCGCGGGCATATGCCCTACAGGCAATTGCTCACTTCTCTCTCTCA CCGTGCCTTTTCTTCCAGATCGACTTTCCAGCAGAAGTCTTCGTCGAATCCCCCGTCAAAGTCAGGAAAGCCATTAAATGAAGTATCCAGCCATATCACGCAGCCAATCTCCCAGGGCGCTTCCCAGGCTATGCTTTACGCTACCGGGCTTTCGACGGACGACATGTCCAAGCCTCAGGTCGGGATCTCCAGTGTCTGGTACAATGGGAATCCCTGCAACATGCACCTCCTGGACCTAAGCAACATCGTGCGGGAAGGCGTGCAAAAGGCAGGATTGATCGGATATCAATTCAACACCATTGGTGTCAGTGACGGAATTAGCATGGGAACAAAAGGAATGAGATACAGCTTGCAGAGCAGAGACCTAATCGCCGATTCGATAGAGACCGTCATGGGTGGTCAGTGGTACGACGCAAATATCAGTCTGCCGGGATGCGATAAAAACATGCCGGGAGTTATCATGGCTATGGGTCGTGTGAACCGGCCGAGTTTGATGGTATATGGGGGAACGATCAGACCGGGCTGTGCTGCAACACAAAACAATGCTGATATCGATATCGTGTCCGCCTTCCAGGCATACGGCCAATTTTTGACCGGGGAGATCTCCGAGGAGCAGCGATTTGATATTATCCGCCATGCCTGCCCTGGTGGTGGTGCATGTGGTGGAATGTACACCGCAAACACCATGGCTTCGGCTATCGAGGTCATGGGAATGACCCTTCCAGGCTCTTCCTCCAACCCAGCAGAATCTAAGGCAAAGAAGGCCGAATGTCTGGCTGCCGGCGAAGCCATCAAGAACCTTCTCATCGAGGATATTCGACCATCCGACATCCTCACCAGGACCGCATTTGAAAACGCCATGATCTTGGTGAACATCACTGGAGGCTCCACCAACGCGGTCCTCCACCTCATTGCCATGGCCGACTCCGTCGGCATCAAACTCACCATTGATGACTTCCAGGCCGTCAGCGATCGCACCCCGTTCCTCGCAGACCTTAAGCCATCCGGAAAGTACGTCATGGCTGATCTGCACAATATTGGCGGCACCCCATCCCTGATTAAATTCCTACTGAAGGAGGGTGTCCTCGACGGTTCGGGAATGACTGTTACCGGTCAGACCTTGGCCAAGAACGTAGAGAATGTCCCTGACTTCCCATCTGACCAAAAGATCATCCGACCTTTCAGCAACCCAATCAAGAAGACCGGCCATCTTCAAATCCTCCGTGGCAGCCTCGCTCCTGAGGGAAGTGTAGGCAAGATCACAGGCAAAGAAGGAACAAGTTTCACAGGCAAAGCTAGAGTGTatgacgatgaagatgattttATTGCCTCTTTGGAACGAAACGAAAttaaaaaggaagagaaaactGTCGTTGTTATCCGATATACTGGACCGAAGGGAGGACCAGGAATGCCAG AGATGCTTAAGCCTTCTTCTGCCCTGATGGGCGCCGGATTGGGCTCTTCTGTTGCCCTCATCACGGACGGGCGTTTCAGTGGTGGTTCTCATGGCTTCTTGATCGGACACATCGTCCCTGAAGCCGCGGTTGGCGGACCAATCGCCCTCGTTGAAGACGGCGACATCATCACCATCGACGCCGAGAAGCGAGTTCTCGATCTTGAAGTCGGTGAAGACGTTCTCGCgcagagaaggaagaagTGGCAGGAGAAACAGGAGGCAGGCCTCGGTCGTCCAACTGGATTGACGATGAGGGGAACTCTGGGTAAATATGCCAG AGCTGTGACGGACGCTAGTCATGGATGTATCACCGACGGTGTATGA